The following DNA comes from Vibrio gigantis.
TCATCAAGGAACTCTTCTTGCTCTTCATCAAAGCAATAGAAGTTGATGCGATCGGTGCCGAGATCGACAGTCACAAACTGTGGCGAGTTTTGTAAGAACAGACATTGATGGGCGTGTGGCGCAGTTTGCCTCTCTTTGTTCGGCCCTGAGCCAACCATCTTGATTGTTTTGAGTCGTTTATCGATGCTGCCATTGATGCTTAAGCTAAAAATATCGAATGTGCCTGATGAGTATTGCGACGTGATAGCAAATTTATTGTGTGGATCTATCGCGATGTGACAGGGGTGATCTCCGGAGATGAGACTTGCGTTAGACGTTATCTTGGAATCAACATTGGGTATATGAATCAGCTGTGGTTGTTCTTGTTGGCTAACTTCAGATGCGGTATAGATCCCAGTCTTTGTCACAGTAACAAAAGAGGGGTTGGTGCACTCGGCAATCAACTCTAGAGGTAATAGTTTTCCTGTTTCTAGATCTAACTGAGTTTGATAAACACCATGGCTTTTACTTGGTGTATCTGTGTAGCAACCGATCGTTAAGGGGAGGGTTTTCATAGGCTAGTCATACTCAATTAGAAAGTGGAGCTGACATTGTCTTATAAAATCGTATTAAAAGTGAGGTTATAGAAGAGAATACTTGGTGACTTGGCTTACAGATTTACATATTACAGATAAAACAAAACCCAGCTAAAAAGCTGGGTTCCATTCAATAATGGTGCGGTCGGAGAGACTTGAACTCTCACACCTCTCGGCGCCAGAACCTAAATCTGGTGCGTCTACCAATTCCGCCACGACCGCAGCAAATCTTTATAGTCATATCGAATATTGGTGATTCAATAAGACGTTGTGTAAGTGGTGGCTAC
Coding sequences within:
- a CDS encoding lactonase family protein, encoding MKTLPLTIGCYTDTPSKSHGVYQTQLDLETGKLLPLELIAECTNPSFVTVTKTGIYTASEVSQQEQPQLIHIPNVDSKITSNASLISGDHPCHIAIDPHNKFAITSQYSSGTFDIFSLSINGSIDKRLKTIKMVGSGPNKERQTAPHAHQCLFLQNSPQFVTVDLGTDRINFYCFDEEQEEFLDEPMQSIKVPAGNGPRHLIFNKAEDRAYVVCELSETLLILEKVLGIWNIVEEVDALPNMEKGEAAAAIKLSPDEQFLYVSCRHQSMISCFRIEPTTKMPIFIDRYNTEGNFPRDFHMTDCGRWLIAANQHSNNITSFKRDNEDGSLVYTGYSLEIDAPVCVTQ